From the Candidatus Scalindua japonica genome, one window contains:
- a CDS encoding Spy/CpxP family protein refolding chaperone, whose protein sequence is MNIKLKQVFFTLSIVGVTLLSSNVYSQPPGEHFNRHQEMREKMRAKKQEAFKQLDLSPEQERLIQAHRENHRGQKSEFQENMRVKKEAIRNELQKEEFNLEKIHAIHNELKNLILEKADHRLNGILEVRKILTAEQFRKFCELRKEMRPMKGRRKGFY, encoded by the coding sequence ATGAATATCAAGTTGAAACAAGTTTTTTTCACATTAAGCATAGTCGGGGTGACACTGTTATCATCAAATGTTTATTCACAACCACCTGGAGAACATTTCAACAGGCATCAAGAGATGCGGGAAAAGATGAGGGCTAAAAAGCAGGAAGCGTTCAAACAACTCGATCTTAGTCCTGAACAGGAAAGACTGATACAAGCTCATAGAGAGAATCACAGGGGACAGAAAAGTGAGTTTCAAGAAAATATGAGAGTAAAGAAAGAGGCAATCAGAAATGAGCTCCAGAAAGAAGAGTTCAATCTGGAAAAGATTCACGCAATCCATAATGAACTGAAAAACTTAATCCTGGAAAAAGCCGATCATAGATTAAACGGTATCCTGGAAGTAAGAAAAATATTAACCGCCGAACAATTCAGGAAGTTTTGTGAATTGAGGAAGGAGATGCGTCCAATGAAAGGTAGGAGAAAGGGGTTCTATTGA
- a CDS encoding reverse transcriptase domain-containing protein, whose product MVRTTEPCRSEGLEGYLEEIRPALLDRTYQPSANRRVSIPKGNGGTRTLGIPTIKDRVVQGALKLILEPIFEADFKDCSYGYRPKRHAHQAIDRVTKSILKSGDTIPDVCTHMIKQ is encoded by the coding sequence ATGGTAAGGACAACAGAACCTTGCCGGAGTGAAGGGCTTGAAGGATATCTGGAAGAGATAAGACCGGCACTCCTAGACCGTACGTATCAGCCGTCAGCCAATAGGCGAGTATCAATACCGAAAGGCAATGGCGGGACTCGAACACTTGGAATCCCGACGATAAAAGATCGGGTAGTACAGGGGGCACTGAAGTTGATACTTGAACCGATATTTGAGGCAGACTTCAAGGACTGCTCATATGGGTATAGGCCGAAGCGGCATGCACATCAGGCAATAGATCGGGTGACTAAAAGCATACTTAAATCGGGGGACACCATACCTGATGTTTGCACTCACATGATAAAACAATAA
- a CDS encoding NACHT domain-containing protein: MEKESEFKKKKKKLINLKDEVNEFHPLLLSLLPTLPEILDVEYNHGPHEKGADFIITRIDSTLNRTEYVGVIAKTGKITGALIPIYEQIDDCNLPRVIQNGKKKIHLNEIWVITNDSISNSAQEKIHNKYGTSKINFLQNKDLIKFIDKYLNHFWSDQILPVGDYLKDITRKMEEQNTAQSLIPNNSGNMNVDLNLIQIESDFKKKRNNSRKYNLIDLIQKQKIIIIEGGPGSGKSHLIRKSIIELASIDNFSKHNYIPIYTPYTDLCKNNEANIANLLDEPAYSGVKNKMESDTSIVLFIDSFDEHIVDNRDIYKEVRALISQSETIVNLHLVISTRPLSTIDYNEIIPHMPTYEIEQLSMTQVIEFFMKICSKVKVSSRLIEDIKNSELFKQMPRNPISAIMLAQIINDNDQDLPSNLTDVYSKYSELMLGKWDKDKGLISNQEFATSVSIITEIAKFFIENDLTHMAKSEVQGIFHKYFSARNISIDPDELFEKVTRQIRNHSIRL; this comes from the coding sequence AGAAATATTAGACGTTGAATACAATCACGGTCCACATGAAAAAGGCGCAGATTTTATCATTACCAGGATTGATTCCACACTAAACAGAACAGAGTATGTTGGTGTCATCGCAAAAACAGGTAAAATCACTGGTGCACTTATACCCATTTATGAACAAATAGATGATTGTAACCTGCCAAGGGTTATACAAAATGGCAAGAAAAAAATTCACTTGAATGAAATATGGGTAATTACAAATGACTCAATTTCAAATAGCGCACAAGAAAAAATTCATAATAAATATGGTACAAGCAAAATAAATTTTCTTCAAAATAAAGATTTAATTAAATTTATTGATAAATACTTGAATCATTTTTGGTCAGATCAAATTCTTCCAGTAGGTGATTATTTAAAAGATATCACAAGGAAAATGGAAGAACAAAACACTGCACAAAGTTTAATACCAAATAACTCTGGAAATATGAATGTTGATCTTAATTTAATTCAAATAGAAAGTGATTTTAAAAAGAAAAGAAACAATTCACGAAAATATAATCTTATTGATCTTATACAAAAACAAAAGATTATAATCATTGAAGGAGGACCTGGATCAGGTAAATCTCATTTAATTCGAAAATCAATAATAGAATTAGCATCAATAGATAATTTTTCTAAGCACAACTATATACCAATCTATACCCCCTACACTGACCTTTGCAAAAACAACGAAGCGAATATAGCAAATCTATTAGACGAGCCGGCATATTCAGGAGTCAAAAACAAGATGGAAAGTGATACTTCAATAGTATTATTCATTGATAGTTTTGATGAACATATTGTAGATAACAGAGATATTTATAAAGAAGTCAGAGCACTTATTAGTCAATCTGAAACTATTGTAAACCTACATCTTGTTATTTCAACAAGACCTCTAAGCACAATTGATTATAACGAAATTATACCACATATGCCTACCTATGAGATTGAACAATTATCAATGACACAAGTGATAGAGTTTTTTATGAAAATATGCTCAAAAGTTAAAGTTTCTTCTCGGTTGATTGAGGACATAAAAAATTCAGAGCTTTTTAAACAAATGCCTAGAAACCCAATCTCAGCAATTATGCTTGCCCAAATAATTAATGATAATGATCAAGATCTTCCATCGAATTTAACAGATGTCTACTCTAAGTATTCTGAATTAATGCTGGGAAAGTGGGATAAGGATAAAGGTCTTATCTCTAATCAGGAGTTTGCAACATCAGTGAGTATAATAACTGAAATAGCAAAATTCTTTATTGAAAATGATCTTACTCATATGGCTAAAAGTGAAGTACAGGGAATTTTTCATAAATATTTTTCTGCAAGAAATATCAGTATCGATCCCGATGAATTATTTGAAAAAGTAACAAGACAGATCAGGAATCATTCAATTAGATTGTAA